From Spirosoma aerolatum, one genomic window encodes:
- a CDS encoding DUF937 domain-containing protein, giving the protein MAVHLISYLKEQFTPTVIDQLGSELNESSATIQKVIDGALPTLLGGLTRRVQDTGGPTSLIHFLDSNDYRDTPLDLSQVVGNQSEIAGLTASGRDFLSHIFGDNLTKVTELIGLYSGAKPQSVLEVLAQIGSILMGILGRQEQEKGLSAENLETLLLGQATEFHQTLPKELNGVGSLLGFDELVTPTGPQTEVQGTDNLSSNVINPNIPKSPEGERRHENVRWLRWAMIAIAVLILALLIQKCSQNQNGIDGVSTDSTRTVESNAVEDTSAATKQSIEEANGQTTDSTASGPLGTRDSSASNR; this is encoded by the coding sequence ATGGCCGTTCATTTAATTTCGTACCTGAAAGAACAGTTTACCCCGACTGTAATTGACCAGCTTGGCAGTGAGCTAAACGAATCATCAGCTACGATCCAGAAAGTTATCGATGGAGCCCTGCCAACATTATTGGGTGGACTCACTCGCCGGGTTCAGGATACAGGTGGCCCCACATCCCTTATTCACTTTTTAGATAGCAACGATTACCGGGACACACCGCTAGATCTGAGCCAGGTGGTTGGCAATCAGTCAGAAATAGCCGGGCTTACTGCGTCTGGGCGTGATTTTCTAAGTCATATCTTTGGCGATAATCTTACCAAAGTTACCGAACTGATTGGCCTGTATAGCGGTGCTAAACCGCAGTCTGTGCTAGAAGTGCTGGCGCAGATCGGTTCAATTCTGATGGGTATTTTGGGTCGTCAGGAGCAGGAAAAAGGATTGTCGGCAGAGAACCTGGAAACATTATTACTGGGCCAGGCCACGGAGTTTCATCAGACGCTGCCCAAAGAGCTGAATGGGGTCGGAAGTCTGCTGGGGTTCGATGAGCTAGTAACGCCCACAGGGCCGCAGACTGAGGTGCAGGGTACGGATAATCTGAGTAGTAATGTCATAAATCCAAATATTCCGAAAAGCCCTGAAGGGGAACGTCGTCACGAAAATGTACGCTGGTTACGCTGGGCTATGATTGCGATTGCTGTGTTGATATTGGCGCTGTTGATTCAGAAATGTAGCCAGAATCAGAACGGTATAGACGGGGTTAGTACTGACTCGACCCGAACTGTAGAGTCGAATGCCGTTGAAGATACATCGGCTGCCACTAAACAGAGCATTGAGGAGGCCAACGGTCAAACGACAGACTCAACAGCATCAGGCCCATTAGGTACGCGTGACTCTTCGGCCTCAAATCGCTAA
- a CDS encoding M20 family metallo-hydrolase encodes MSQLIANNSTQATLSAEALALLKRLISTPSFSREEARTAALIEAFFQEKHIPYQRLNNNVWAQNQYFDATKPTLLLNSHHDTVKPNKSWTLDPFTPLVQDGKLFGLGSNDAGGCLVSLLAAFVYFYNRPEMAYNVVMAATAEEEISGRDGLELVLPLLPPIDFAIVGEPTEMQLAIAEKGLLVLDCTAHGVSGHAARDEGDNAIYKAIQDINWLINYQFPKVSPTLGPIKLSVTIINAGTQHNVVPDTCTYTIDVRVTEQYTLEEVIETIQANIQAEVKPRSIRLKPSSIPADHPIVKAGLALGRFTYGSPTTSDQALLSCPSLKCGPGHSGRSHSADEFIYLREIEEGVQGYIQMLEQVV; translated from the coding sequence ATGTCTCAGCTAATCGCGAACAACTCAACGCAGGCTACCCTTTCGGCAGAAGCGCTCGCCTTGCTCAAACGACTGATTTCAACCCCTTCGTTCAGCCGGGAAGAGGCCCGGACAGCAGCCCTTATCGAAGCGTTTTTTCAGGAGAAACACATTCCTTATCAACGACTGAACAATAATGTTTGGGCTCAGAATCAGTATTTCGATGCAACGAAGCCAACGCTATTACTCAATTCGCACCACGATACCGTAAAACCCAATAAATCCTGGACACTGGACCCGTTTACGCCCTTGGTGCAGGATGGGAAATTGTTTGGTTTGGGAAGTAATGACGCAGGTGGTTGTCTGGTATCGTTGTTGGCCGCCTTCGTCTATTTCTACAATCGCCCTGAGATGGCCTACAATGTGGTGATGGCTGCTACGGCCGAAGAGGAAATTTCGGGACGGGATGGCCTGGAGCTTGTGTTGCCTCTGCTGCCACCCATTGATTTTGCCATTGTGGGCGAACCGACTGAAATGCAGTTGGCCATTGCCGAAAAAGGATTACTTGTACTCGATTGCACAGCCCACGGTGTAAGTGGACATGCAGCTCGTGACGAAGGTGATAATGCGATTTATAAAGCCATCCAGGATATTAACTGGCTGATCAATTATCAGTTCCCTAAAGTGTCGCCAACACTGGGGCCAATCAAGTTATCGGTAACCATCATCAATGCCGGAACTCAGCACAACGTAGTGCCTGATACCTGCACATACACCATTGATGTTCGGGTGACGGAACAGTACACGCTCGAAGAAGTAATTGAAACCATCCAGGCGAATATCCAGGCAGAAGTAAAGCCGCGCTCGATTCGTCTGAAGCCATCCAGCATTCCGGCCGATCATCCGATAGTGAAGGCTGGCCTGGCGCTGGGACGATTCACCTACGGCTCACCCACTACCTCCGATCAGGCGTTGTTAAGTTGCCCATCGCTCAAGTGTGGCCCAGGCCATTCGGGACGTTCGCACTCGGCGGATGAATTTATTTACCTGCGCGAAATCGAAGAAGGGGTGCAGGGGTATATCCAGATGCTGGAGCAAGTGGTATAA
- the lysM gene encoding peptidoglycan-binding protein LysM: protein MGLLSFFKGVGEKIFHKEEAAPDPVQAEKVEPVRAQALLDHVKKLGLAYNSLTVKTKGDTVTITGSVKTQEDAEKIALAVGNVEGVSAVDNQLTVDTPAPEGKYYTVKSGDSLSKIAKEVYGDPMKYGIIFEANKPMLSDPDKIYPDQVLRIPQL, encoded by the coding sequence ATGGGTCTTTTATCGTTTTTCAAAGGAGTAGGCGAAAAAATTTTTCACAAAGAAGAAGCTGCCCCCGATCCAGTTCAGGCAGAGAAAGTAGAACCTGTTCGGGCACAGGCCTTACTCGACCATGTGAAGAAGCTTGGACTTGCGTACAATAGCCTGACCGTAAAAACCAAAGGGGATACGGTTACCATAACAGGCTCAGTAAAAACGCAGGAGGATGCTGAAAAAATTGCATTGGCCGTAGGTAACGTAGAGGGTGTATCCGCTGTTGATAACCAACTAACGGTAGACACACCAGCTCCTGAAGGAAAATACTACACTGTAAAATCGGGTGACTCCTTATCGAAAATCGCGAAGGAAGTGTATGGCGATCCGATGAAATACGGCATTATCTTCGAAGCTAATAAGCCTATGTTGAGCGATCCTGACAAGATCTACCCTGATCAGGTTCTGCGGATTCCACAACTGTAA
- a CDS encoding trypsin-like peptidase domain-containing protein gives MFVDAIERVDSFTRPLHSIVRLYGHDGIIPGTATLFFVNEEACAITCKHVADLVAQADAIFQNYREFQGARRDVLREKNVTHLISQLETKYKLSPDTIIRIRNNFIGCVDQFQRLNIDSHPTQDLALLRFEGYKRILYNSYATFLRDTSRIKPGRSLCRLGYPFPEFTNFRYNPSIDDIEWDTVGRASSPSFPIDGIVTRLTGDNRGVSGIEMSTPGLRGQSGGPLFDTNGIIFGMQSATSHLHLGFDIEDHEVLVNGRKRRVSNYPFLNVGRCVHVDVIKAFLREKGVKYYEG, from the coding sequence ATGTTTGTTGACGCCATAGAACGCGTTGATTCTTTTACCCGTCCATTGCATTCGATTGTTCGTCTATACGGGCACGATGGCATTATACCCGGAACGGCAACCTTATTTTTTGTAAACGAAGAAGCGTGCGCCATCACCTGCAAACACGTAGCCGATTTAGTGGCGCAGGCGGATGCCATTTTCCAAAACTATCGCGAATTTCAGGGCGCCCGTCGAGATGTACTCCGGGAGAAAAATGTGACCCACCTGATTAGCCAGCTCGAAACCAAATACAAGCTAAGCCCGGATACCATTATTCGTATACGTAATAATTTTATAGGCTGTGTCGACCAGTTTCAGCGATTAAATATTGACAGTCATCCCACTCAGGATCTGGCACTTCTTCGGTTTGAAGGTTACAAGCGTATACTCTATAATTCCTATGCTACGTTTCTGCGTGATACGTCGCGTATAAAGCCGGGCCGTAGTCTGTGCCGATTAGGCTATCCATTTCCTGAGTTTACAAACTTTCGTTACAATCCATCCATAGACGATATCGAATGGGATACGGTTGGACGAGCATCGTCGCCGTCGTTTCCAATCGATGGTATCGTAACCCGTCTGACGGGCGACAATCGAGGAGTATCGGGCATAGAAATGAGCACACCCGGATTGCGTGGACAAAGTGGCGGGCCGCTTTTCGATACAAATGGGATTATTTTTGGGATGCAGTCGGCTACAAGTCACCTCCACCTGGGCTTCGATATTGAAGATCACGAAGTACTGGTTAATGGTCGCAAAAGGCGGGTTTCCAATTACCCGTTTCTGAACGTAGGCCGCTGTGTACACGTCGATGTGATAAAAGCGTTTCTGCGGGAGAAAGGCGTCAAATATTATGAAGGCTAG
- a CDS encoding glycoside hydrolase family 9 protein, protein MKAPFVVVLTILLAGNLLSVSAQSLSDSIRLNQLGFYPNAPKVAIVVGQASGPFEIATPDGKKIVFKGMLSLPRTNAISGKKTHTADFSGLKTAGTFVVSIPGLGHSAPFRIEPDVHRAAAIGSLKGFYYQRVSTDLPATYAGKWSRPAGHPDTRVFIHPSAASASRPVGTTISSPRGWYDAGDYNKYIVNSGITMGTLLSLYEDFPAYCKSLKTNIPESSNAIPDLLDESLWNLRWMLTMQDPVDGGVYHKLTNAGFDGMVMPDKATKDRYVVQKSITAALDFAAVMAQAARVYRPFARELPGLADSCLTAAETAWQWAQKNPELYYRQSDMNKQFDPDVTTGSYEDRSASDEWIWAATELFVTTKKDTYATTVNLFPDDNTPLPAWPQVRTLAYYTLARFAKDKTLQNRPEPGSARKHIQKLADELIVGADEQAFGTIMGKSAKDFIWGSSSVAANQGIALIQAYRLTADKKYLTYALTNLDYLLGRNAVGYSFLTGFGHKSTLNPHHRPSVADGIEAPVPGLLSGGTNANAARQDKCSGYTTTIADEVYLDQSCSYASNEIAINWNAPMVYLTAAIDALQREMTTK, encoded by the coding sequence GTGAAAGCTCCATTTGTCGTTGTGCTGACGATTCTCCTTGCGGGAAATCTGTTAAGCGTATCTGCGCAGTCCTTATCTGACTCAATTCGTCTAAACCAGCTTGGTTTTTACCCAAATGCACCGAAGGTTGCTATTGTCGTTGGGCAAGCATCAGGGCCTTTCGAAATAGCAACTCCCGATGGCAAAAAGATCGTGTTTAAAGGCATGCTCAGCCTACCCCGGACGAACGCTATTTCTGGGAAAAAGACGCATACGGCTGATTTCTCGGGTTTGAAAACAGCCGGTACATTTGTGGTCAGTATTCCCGGACTAGGCCATTCGGCTCCTTTTCGGATTGAACCGGATGTACACCGGGCTGCGGCTATCGGGTCATTGAAAGGGTTTTATTATCAACGGGTATCGACCGATTTACCGGCAACGTATGCCGGTAAATGGAGCCGCCCAGCGGGGCATCCCGATACGCGGGTGTTCATCCATCCGTCGGCGGCTTCGGCCAGTCGGCCCGTTGGGACTACCATTTCGTCACCCCGTGGTTGGTACGATGCGGGTGATTACAATAAGTACATCGTCAATTCCGGTATTACGATGGGTACGCTTCTGTCGCTGTACGAAGATTTTCCAGCCTATTGTAAATCTCTGAAAACGAATATTCCCGAAAGTTCAAACGCCATCCCCGATTTGCTGGATGAATCCTTATGGAATTTGCGCTGGATGCTGACCATGCAGGACCCGGTCGATGGTGGTGTATACCATAAACTAACCAATGCCGGATTTGACGGGATGGTTATGCCCGATAAGGCTACTAAAGATCGCTATGTTGTTCAGAAAAGCATAACGGCCGCCCTCGATTTTGCCGCTGTCATGGCTCAGGCCGCCCGTGTGTACAGACCCTTTGCTCGTGAACTCCCCGGTCTGGCGGATTCCTGCCTGACAGCTGCCGAAACGGCCTGGCAGTGGGCGCAAAAGAATCCCGAACTGTATTACCGGCAGAGCGACATGAACAAACAGTTCGACCCCGACGTAACCACTGGCAGTTACGAAGACCGAAGCGCCAGCGACGAGTGGATTTGGGCGGCTACGGAACTGTTTGTCACGACGAAAAAGGATACATATGCTACAACTGTGAACCTGTTTCCCGACGATAATACGCCTTTGCCCGCCTGGCCTCAGGTTCGGACACTGGCGTATTATACACTCGCTCGCTTTGCTAAAGACAAGACATTACAGAATAGGCCAGAACCCGGTTCGGCCAGAAAGCATATCCAGAAACTGGCAGACGAATTGATTGTGGGGGCCGACGAACAGGCGTTTGGGACCATTATGGGTAAATCGGCGAAGGATTTTATCTGGGGAAGCAGTTCGGTTGCGGCTAATCAGGGTATTGCGCTTATTCAGGCGTATCGGCTCACAGCGGATAAAAAATACCTGACGTATGCCCTAACCAACCTCGATTATTTATTGGGCCGTAATGCAGTAGGGTACTCGTTTTTAACCGGTTTTGGGCATAAATCAACCCTGAATCCGCACCACCGCCCTTCGGTAGCTGATGGTATCGAAGCGCCTGTGCCCGGTCTATTATCGGGCGGAACCAACGCCAATGCGGCTCGGCAGGATAAGTGTTCGGGCTATACCACAACCATTGCCGACGAAGTGTATCTGGATCAATCCTGCTCGTATGCGTCGAACGAAATTGCCATCAACTGGAACGCCCCAATGGTATATCTGACGGCTGCCATCGACGCCTTACAACGAGAAATGACCACGAAGTAA
- a CDS encoding alpha-L-fucosidase → MRHSFLTGCVMVLAAVMANAQPKPTPRQLAWQPLETTAFLHFTVNTFTDKEWGDGTESPAIFNPTKLDARQWIKALKEAGFKMAIITAKHHDGFCLWPSKMTEHSVKNSPWKNGKGDVVKEVADACREFGLKFGVYLSPWDRHEPRYGTAAYNDYYKSQLRELLTNYGPVSEVWFDGAKGENAKDMTYDFAGYWALVRELQPNAVMFSDAGPDVRWVGNEAGNAGETCWSTINTEGLAPGVADSKYLNRGDAAGKQWVPAETDVSIRPGWFYHASEDTKVRSGKNLVNLYYQSVGRNSLLLLNVPPNREGLFSEPDLASLKEFRSILDETFKTNLVAKQPKLTDKKLATFTTLSANQPLVIELGKEAEFDRISIQENIANGQRIASGRVEYWNGSDWQLLQTFTTVGYKRLLRFPAVKSTKLRLFINNANGSVELAEVGIYKASSRE, encoded by the coding sequence ATGCGTCATTCTTTTCTTACGGGTTGTGTAATGGTATTAGCCGCAGTCATGGCAAACGCGCAACCTAAGCCCACTCCCCGCCAACTAGCCTGGCAACCCCTCGAAACCACTGCTTTTCTTCACTTTACGGTCAATACCTTTACGGATAAGGAATGGGGCGACGGAACCGAAAGTCCAGCTATTTTTAACCCGACCAAACTCGATGCTCGGCAGTGGATTAAGGCGCTGAAAGAAGCCGGTTTTAAGATGGCGATCATTACTGCCAAGCACCACGATGGATTTTGCTTGTGGCCGTCTAAAATGACCGAACATTCAGTCAAAAACAGCCCCTGGAAGAACGGGAAAGGCGATGTAGTGAAAGAAGTAGCCGATGCCTGTCGTGAATTTGGGCTGAAATTTGGTGTCTATCTCTCGCCCTGGGATCGTCATGAACCGCGCTATGGGACAGCTGCGTACAACGATTATTATAAAAGTCAGCTCCGGGAGCTATTGACCAATTATGGCCCTGTGTCGGAGGTTTGGTTCGATGGTGCCAAAGGCGAAAACGCCAAAGATATGACCTACGATTTTGCCGGGTACTGGGCGCTGGTTCGGGAATTACAGCCGAATGCGGTGATGTTTTCCGATGCAGGTCCTGATGTACGCTGGGTGGGCAACGAAGCGGGTAACGCCGGAGAAACCTGCTGGTCGACCATCAATACCGAAGGGCTGGCACCAGGGGTAGCGGATTCAAAATACCTCAATCGGGGCGATGCGGCTGGTAAGCAATGGGTTCCGGCGGAAACCGACGTATCAATCCGACCGGGCTGGTTTTATCATGCATCCGAAGATACCAAAGTGCGTTCGGGGAAAAACCTGGTGAATTTGTATTACCAGTCCGTTGGCCGGAACAGTTTGTTGTTGCTCAATGTGCCACCCAATCGGGAGGGTTTATTTTCGGAGCCTGATCTGGCCAGTTTGAAAGAGTTTCGAAGTATTCTCGATGAAACCTTCAAGACTAATCTGGTGGCTAAACAGCCCAAACTGACCGATAAAAAACTGGCTACGTTTACAACCCTGTCGGCGAATCAGCCATTGGTTATTGAGTTGGGAAAAGAAGCAGAGTTCGACCGGATTTCAATTCAGGAAAATATCGCCAATGGCCAACGAATAGCCAGTGGCCGGGTCGAATACTGGAATGGCTCCGACTGGCAACTTCTGCAAACCTTTACAACTGTCGGCTACAAACGGCTACTGCGCTTTCCGGCTGTAAAATCAACGAAGCTTCGTTTGTTCATTAATAATGCGAATGGATCAGTAGAGTTAGCCGAAGTAGGTATTTATAAAGCGTCGTCGAGAGAATAA
- a CDS encoding DUF459 domain-containing protein: protein MHAANRFRWALIVTVLVSINACTNNDIDPNGSSTGAAPTKGSADFTKYVAVGNSLTSGYADNGLYRDSQLNSYPNILAGQFKTVGGGDFIQPLFSEAQAAGSGYIKLIKVPNPSDPTSLASSLGQVAPAAIRGTSPGGGGPLYTKFTGANQNLGVPGIRMADILSPGYGSSLGNAYFERLLPDQSSTTYFQYASDNLNGATFFTCWLGNNDALGYALAGGVSADNLTSTTLFTTNFTAIMNKLTEGGRKGVVIGIPNITMTPYFTTATDQINALLKVQGLSGLAISSKSAPGGVRMSGSGDYFLLSIASVLNSFIAKGVGLSASNPVPDQYVLDASEVTTLNTRINEFNTIMKTQADAKGLVYVDVNPIFQQLAQTGGYTLNGITYSSTYIQGGVFSLDGIHLTPAGYAMVANEIIKGINAKYSSTIPQVNPANYRRVLLQQ, encoded by the coding sequence ATGCATGCTGCTAACCGATTTCGATGGGCTCTTATAGTAACCGTATTGGTTAGTATAAATGCCTGTACGAATAATGACATTGATCCGAACGGGTCGAGCACAGGGGCTGCTCCTACTAAAGGTTCGGCTGATTTTACGAAGTATGTAGCTGTAGGTAATTCGTTGACCTCTGGCTATGCCGACAATGGACTTTATCGCGACAGCCAACTCAATTCGTATCCAAACATATTAGCGGGCCAGTTCAAAACGGTCGGAGGAGGTGATTTCATCCAGCCCCTGTTCTCAGAAGCGCAGGCCGCGGGGTCAGGTTATATCAAACTGATTAAAGTACCAAATCCTTCAGACCCGACCTCGCTGGCCAGTTCGCTGGGCCAGGTGGCTCCGGCAGCTATTCGGGGCACAAGTCCGGGAGGTGGCGGGCCACTCTACACTAAATTTACAGGAGCCAACCAGAATCTGGGTGTTCCTGGCATTCGAATGGCCGACATACTGTCGCCGGGCTACGGTTCTTCCCTGGGAAATGCGTACTTTGAACGTCTGTTACCTGACCAAAGCTCGACAACCTATTTCCAGTATGCCAGTGATAATTTGAACGGAGCTACCTTTTTTACCTGCTGGCTGGGCAACAACGATGCGTTAGGGTATGCGCTGGCGGGTGGAGTAAGTGCCGATAACCTGACCTCCACGACGCTCTTCACTACAAACTTCACCGCCATCATGAACAAACTGACCGAAGGAGGCCGGAAAGGCGTTGTTATCGGTATTCCCAATATCACGATGACCCCGTATTTTACAACCGCCACCGACCAGATCAACGCACTATTGAAAGTACAGGGTCTATCGGGATTGGCAATCAGTTCAAAATCGGCACCGGGTGGGGTACGTATGTCTGGATCGGGCGATTATTTTCTACTTTCTATTGCCTCAGTACTTAATAGCTTCATTGCCAAAGGCGTTGGGCTTAGTGCCTCTAATCCGGTGCCCGACCAGTATGTGCTGGATGCCAGCGAGGTAACTACCCTGAACACCCGCATCAACGAATTCAATACCATCATGAAAACGCAGGCCGATGCTAAAGGGCTAGTGTACGTGGATGTGAACCCCATCTTTCAGCAACTGGCACAAACTGGCGGCTACACCCTAAACGGCATCACCTATTCATCAACCTATATTCAAGGGGGCGTTTTTAGCCTCGATGGTATTCACCTGACCCCTGCCGGTTATGCTATGGTGGCGAACGAAATTATAAAAGGCATAAATGCGAAATACAGTTCAACAATTCCTCAGGTTAATCCAGCCAACTACCGTCGGGTGTTGCTGCAACAATAA
- a CDS encoding SDR family NAD(P)-dependent oxidoreductase produces MDQDLAGKTALVTGAASGIGKATAILYAQHGANVMLSDVDEAQGQQVAEEILASGAKARFLKADVGDSAQCQQLIQETVKTFGKLDIAFNNAGIGGEMNMTGDYSIEGWHHIINVNLNSVFYCLKYELEAMLSQNTGGSIINMASILGQVGTASAPGYVAAKHGILGLTQTAAIEYAPKGIRINSVGPGYIDTPLLRILPDEARQAVIALHPIGRLGRSEEVAELVVWLSSDKASFVTGSYYPVDGGYLAQ; encoded by the coding sequence ATGGATCAGGACTTAGCAGGAAAAACAGCCTTAGTAACCGGAGCTGCTTCGGGTATTGGTAAAGCCACCGCCATCTTATATGCTCAACATGGCGCGAATGTAATGCTATCAGATGTCGATGAGGCACAGGGCCAACAGGTCGCCGAAGAAATACTGGCCAGCGGTGCCAAAGCCCGCTTTTTAAAAGCCGATGTAGGCGACTCAGCCCAATGCCAGCAACTGATACAGGAAACAGTCAAGACTTTTGGCAAGCTTGATATTGCTTTCAACAATGCTGGCATTGGCGGTGAGATGAATATGACCGGCGATTACTCGATTGAAGGCTGGCACCACATCATCAACGTTAATCTCAACAGTGTTTTCTATTGCCTGAAATACGAACTGGAAGCTATGCTTAGCCAGAATACGGGTGGTTCCATTATCAACATGGCGTCGATTCTGGGGCAGGTCGGTACAGCGTCGGCTCCCGGTTATGTGGCTGCTAAACATGGCATTCTGGGCTTAACCCAAACGGCTGCTATCGAGTATGCGCCTAAAGGCATTCGGATTAATTCGGTGGGTCCGGGTTATATCGATACGCCTTTGCTGCGCATCTTACCCGACGAAGCTCGTCAGGCGGTTATTGCGCTTCACCCCATTGGGCGGCTGGGACGGTCGGAAGAAGTGGCTGAACTGGTTGTCTGGCTTTCGTCAGATAAGGCTTCGTTTGTTACGGGTTCCTATTACCCCGTCGACGGCGGTTATCTGGCGCAGTAA
- a CDS encoding SDR family NAD(P)-dependent oxidoreductase: MIQNNNQGALQRPLGTGFNAQSTTNDVIRGIDLRGKMAIVTGGNAGIGVETVRALAAAGATIIVPARDVEKATKNLKGVGPVEIEAMDMMNSASIEAFAAKFLASGRPLHILINNAGIMWVPLQRDGRGIESQLATNYIGQFHLTAALWPALKQANGARVVNVSSLGHHMASFNFEDPNFEQREYETLQAYGQSKTASNLFALELDNRAKDFKVRAYSVHPGSIAGTELGRSASIDLWKQMGFLDEDGNMRPEILAGLKTIPQGAATSVWAATSPLLNNLGGVYCEDGDIAELLPADPSVPTKAKLHQSGVQQYSLDEISAKRLWELTESMTGITFRVS, translated from the coding sequence ATGATACAAAACAACAATCAGGGGGCTCTGCAACGTCCTCTCGGTACAGGGTTTAATGCTCAATCGACGACCAATGATGTTATCCGTGGCATCGATCTAAGGGGTAAGATGGCTATCGTAACGGGTGGTAATGCGGGTATTGGTGTCGAAACCGTCCGGGCACTCGCAGCCGCTGGTGCAACCATAATCGTTCCGGCAAGGGATGTCGAAAAGGCGACCAAAAATCTGAAAGGAGTCGGCCCTGTGGAGATCGAAGCTATGGATATGATGAATTCTGCATCCATAGAGGCATTTGCTGCGAAATTTCTGGCATCGGGCAGGCCGCTACACATCCTGATTAACAATGCAGGTATTATGTGGGTACCATTGCAACGCGATGGACGCGGTATTGAATCCCAGCTGGCAACCAACTATATCGGGCAGTTTCACCTTACCGCAGCATTATGGCCTGCCCTGAAGCAGGCAAATGGCGCAAGGGTTGTGAATGTTTCTTCGCTGGGACATCACATGGCATCGTTCAACTTTGAGGACCCCAACTTCGAACAGCGTGAGTATGAAACATTACAAGCCTATGGCCAGTCAAAAACAGCCAGCAACCTGTTCGCTCTGGAACTGGACAACCGCGCGAAAGACTTTAAGGTACGAGCCTATTCAGTACATCCAGGCTCAATAGCCGGGACAGAGCTAGGGCGCAGTGCATCAATAGACCTGTGGAAACAAATGGGCTTTCTGGATGAAGACGGGAACATGCGCCCTGAAATACTGGCAGGGTTAAAAACCATTCCGCAAGGTGCCGCTACATCGGTATGGGCTGCAACCAGTCCATTGCTGAACAACCTGGGTGGTGTTTACTGCGAAGATGGCGATATTGCCGAGCTACTACCTGCCGACCCTTCAGTACCCACTAAGGCTAAGCTGCATCAGTCTGGTGTACAACAATATTCGCTCGATGAGATCAGTGCGAAACGCCTGTGGGAATTGACCGAATCGATGACAGGGATTACATTTCGTGTAAGCTAA
- a CDS encoding helix-turn-helix domain-containing protein yields the protein MEHQSIYLTPDIKLSCYEDKFFKSDITFDHHMLIWFISGQTKIVQAEGTYLFNKGDIFLIPRHQLATIINYPKDGLPHKTVVMHLTKEWLQRYYAKLDVKPQVTKVPKLRYYNNHPLLESCLSSLIPYFDMKELPDHIADLKITEAVTILRSIDKDIDTMLANFEEPGKIDLAEYMERNFMYNMPIEKFGYLTGRSLTTFKRDFKKVFNATPQKWLTQKRLELAHYQFVEKKMKPIDVCYEVGFENLSHFSFAFKKQFGYAPSELLAEHRRG from the coding sequence ATGGAACATCAGTCGATCTATTTGACACCGGACATTAAACTTTCATGCTACGAGGACAAGTTCTTTAAGTCCGACATTACGTTCGACCACCACATGCTCATCTGGTTTATCTCGGGACAAACCAAGATCGTGCAGGCCGAAGGAACCTATCTGTTCAACAAGGGCGATATTTTTCTGATTCCAAGGCATCAACTGGCCACGATCATCAATTATCCCAAAGATGGCCTGCCGCACAAAACCGTGGTTATGCACCTGACGAAGGAGTGGTTACAGCGTTACTATGCCAAACTTGATGTGAAGCCCCAGGTTACAAAAGTCCCGAAACTAAGATACTACAACAACCACCCGTTGCTGGAGAGCTGCCTGAGTTCGCTGATTCCGTATTTCGACATGAAAGAACTGCCGGACCATATCGCCGATCTGAAGATTACGGAGGCTGTTACGATTCTGCGGTCGATTGATAAGGATATCGATACTATGCTCGCCAACTTCGAGGAGCCGGGTAAGATTGATCTGGCGGAGTACATGGAGCGCAACTTCATGTACAATATGCCCATCGAGAAATTTGGGTATCTGACCGGGCGTAGCCTGACAACCTTCAAGCGCGATTTTAAAAAAGTATTTAATGCCACACCCCAGAAGTGGCTGACGCAAAAACGGCTGGAACTGGCGCATTACCAGTTTGTCGAAAAGAAGATGAAACCGATTGATGTGTGTTATGAAGTGGGCTTCGAAAACCTTTCACACTTCTCATTTGCGTTTAAAAAGCAGTTCGGTTATGCACCCTCTGAGTTATTAGCGGAGCATAGAAGAGGCTAG